A stretch of the Williamwhitmania sp. genome encodes the following:
- a CDS encoding glycosyltransferase family 4 protein: MVKPRILYLVQLPPPVHGASEMNRMVFDSEVVNEGFEKRVIPLYFSTKLSQLQHFSIIKVFKAFGIFFQLLFELITYRPRIVYFSMVPFGPILFRDGLYLFLIRIFGAVPVVHLHRPGLHRVKPTRLNRFVYKNLFRGCKVVHLSPQLVERELIPLGLNPENLFSFPNTVDFEPIQRPIREKAINILFLSNLYPHKGFFKLIEAFALVANKFPDLKLTIAGYSPDPSIPQKIFALTKLLKLEGRVSYIGGVESDQRSSLYYSADVFVLPSNSEYFPLVILEAMLAGVPVICTGKENIGCYFEDGKDLLFLSNPPSVKEIAEKLYLLISEEKLRTATALNGLARVSQINRTCFSLIRTLFVDCTI, encoded by the coding sequence ATGGTTAAGCCTCGTATTCTTTACCTTGTTCAACTTCCACCACCTGTTCATGGGGCAAGTGAAATGAACAGGATGGTATTCGACAGCGAGGTTGTAAACGAAGGGTTTGAAAAGCGAGTTATTCCGCTATATTTTTCTACCAAACTTTCGCAGCTGCAACATTTCTCTATAATCAAGGTCTTTAAGGCATTTGGAATTTTCTTTCAACTACTGTTTGAACTCATTACTTATCGGCCAAGAATTGTTTACTTCTCGATGGTTCCTTTTGGACCAATTCTTTTTAGGGATGGTCTGTATCTTTTTCTTATTCGAATTTTTGGTGCAGTTCCAGTAGTTCATTTGCACCGACCAGGCCTTCATCGCGTAAAACCAACTAGGTTAAACAGGTTTGTTTATAAAAATCTTTTTAGAGGGTGTAAGGTTGTTCATCTATCGCCACAGCTTGTTGAGCGAGAGTTGATTCCGTTGGGACTGAATCCGGAAAATTTGTTTTCATTTCCCAATACAGTTGACTTTGAGCCCATTCAAAGACCAATCAGAGAGAAGGCAATCAATATTCTTTTCTTATCAAACCTCTATCCTCATAAGGGTTTTTTTAAGTTGATAGAAGCTTTTGCTTTGGTTGCTAATAAGTTTCCAGATTTGAAACTAACCATTGCTGGGTATTCCCCCGACCCCTCCATTCCACAGAAAATTTTTGCTTTAACCAAGTTGCTGAAGTTGGAAGGACGGGTGAGCTACATTGGCGGAGTAGAAAGCGACCAGCGAAGTTCACTTTATTACAGCGCCGATGTCTTTGTGTTACCCTCCAATAGTGAGTATTTCCCATTGGTTATTTTGGAGGCTATGCTTGCTGGAGTACCGGTAATTTGCACTGGGAAGGAAAATATTGGGTGCTATTTTGAAGATGGGAAAGATCTTCTTTTCTTATCTAATCCTCCGTCAGTAAAAGAAATTGCTGAAAAACTTTACCTGCTAATCAGTGAGGAAAAATTACGTACGGCCACAGCATTAAATGGATTAGCAAGAGTTTCGCAAATTAATAG
- a CDS encoding polysaccharide deacetylase family protein: MAYFRPPGWIKRIFPEFIWSFPGETDSVFLTFDDGPIPEITPWVLDELDKYDAKATFFCLGKNVEMHPEVFEQLLARGHAVGNHSYSHIKGWGTDSAEYVHDIDLAESLISTNLFRPPYGRIKTSQVHVLKERYKFILWDVLSRDYSWTLSGKGCVKNVLKVVRPGSIIVFHDSKKAEKNLRYALPRVLEGLKERGFKMKSIRL, from the coding sequence ATGGCGTATTTTCGACCACCGGGATGGATTAAGCGAATATTTCCTGAGTTTATATGGAGTTTCCCAGGGGAGACCGACTCGGTATTTCTCACTTTTGACGATGGTCCAATTCCGGAAATTACCCCTTGGGTTCTGGATGAGTTGGACAAGTACGATGCAAAAGCCACCTTCTTTTGCCTAGGAAAAAATGTGGAGATGCATCCGGAGGTATTTGAGCAACTTCTTGCAAGAGGACATGCAGTTGGGAATCACAGTTACAGTCATATAAAGGGGTGGGGAACCGATTCGGCTGAGTATGTACATGACATTGATTTGGCAGAATCGCTCATTTCAACCAACCTGTTTCGCCCGCCCTATGGACGAATTAAAACCTCTCAGGTTCATGTTCTTAAGGAACGATACAAGTTCATTCTTTGGGATGTGCTGAGTCGGGACTACAGCTGGACACTTTCGGGTAAGGGTTGTGTGAAGAATGTTCTTAAGGTGGTTCGACCTGGCTCCATCATTGTGTTTCATGATTCAAAAAAGGCAGAGAAGAATTTGCGCTATGCATTACCGCGAGTGCTGGAAGGCCTAAAAGAGCGCGGATTTAAAATGAAATCAATCAGGCTTTAG
- a CDS encoding DUF2723 domain-containing protein, which produces MFRNRWQTAISTFVFSTSLALYLITLEPSVSFWDCGEFIGCAAKLEVSHPPGAPLHALLGRLFVILFGGNHAAIAVNILSAVASALTVMLLYLTLVKILQKKVIRPRKDSSLIVIHGASIVGAFCFAVTDSFWFSAVEGEVYALSIFFTALTFYLALLLSESRSASSRGRLIYLIALLLGLSAGVHQLNLLVIPSVVLIAWLVNYKLNFKNVVKGALVGGGLFLLAFTLIPYLLFKFGWLTELLFVNTFGLFKWSGVFFCYALIFCGLVFAIYRAKRSKNSTYEAFLTSTLLYIIGLSVYAIVPIRASANVPLNTGNPNNIIALWNYVDRDQYGDSPLFYGTTFNAPVEKVVIGSKHYIFSKGKYSVGYSSGRVIYNPHFYTVFPRMYSTTGDHQAAYQSWASIPSNELVDSAGKSIPPSFFYNLKFLVNYQLGYMYVRYFLWNFVGRQNDIQGYGGILQGGWITGIHAIDAIREGDSKMMPSNLVNNKGRNVYFMLPLLLGVLGLVVQSVAGSRHFWPILLLFLLTGIAIALFLNQTPYQARERDYAYVGSFYAWAIWIGVGTGYIASVVSRLCKSKGMAIAVLAIILMAVPGWMLAQNFNDHSRAHRFFARQLAHDYLSACAPNAILFTYGDNDTFPLWYLQEAEGYRTDVRVVNLNYLRTGWELGQLQLAVNSSASIQLNGSNDFYQHSLSQLFPIVSGFSTPIPLDSLVRDGFDLSRNTDTSNNSVPLVLRAKSFYLPLYDSVHGTRNSTKEVSISRSYLRSWDLALLDIIAANGHRRPIYFAASVPSASTLNLTSIAVNEGLVLRLNPTDENLFGKTDIEKSYHNLIVNSSFRGGATGYMDETCRHFIHYYFDVYGQLADTLIAKRKFDTANTVLDSCRSYFGDRCLEWNDVALSFASSYHNAGNLVCGNQIIDSLIARKKHEIEYYHTIIPAMQPYVKFDLQDASMVLKKAVSLQRNTKEKIADK; this is translated from the coding sequence ATGTTTCGTAATCGTTGGCAGACAGCAATTTCAACCTTCGTATTTAGCACTTCATTGGCACTATATCTTATCACGTTAGAGCCAAGTGTGAGTTTTTGGGACTGTGGCGAGTTTATTGGTTGTGCAGCAAAGTTGGAGGTGAGCCATCCACCTGGAGCTCCATTGCACGCCTTGCTCGGACGCCTTTTCGTAATCTTGTTTGGGGGAAACCATGCAGCTATTGCAGTTAATATTCTTTCAGCAGTTGCCTCTGCGCTGACAGTAATGCTGCTCTATCTAACCCTTGTTAAGATACTGCAAAAAAAGGTAATAAGGCCTCGTAAAGATTCATCACTAATCGTTATTCATGGCGCAAGCATTGTTGGTGCATTTTGCTTTGCCGTTACCGACTCCTTTTGGTTTTCTGCAGTTGAGGGGGAGGTCTATGCCCTTTCAATATTCTTTACTGCACTTACCTTTTATTTGGCTTTGCTCCTTTCTGAGAGTCGATCGGCCAGTAGCCGTGGGCGATTGATTTACCTGATTGCGCTATTGCTTGGACTGAGTGCTGGTGTTCACCAGCTTAATCTACTTGTTATCCCTTCGGTTGTTTTAATTGCTTGGCTGGTCAACTATAAGCTAAACTTTAAAAATGTGGTAAAGGGTGCATTGGTAGGAGGAGGTCTGTTTTTGCTTGCCTTTACCTTAATCCCTTACCTATTATTTAAATTTGGATGGCTTACAGAGCTGCTTTTTGTGAACACATTTGGCTTATTTAAGTGGAGCGGTGTATTTTTTTGTTATGCCCTTATTTTTTGTGGATTGGTATTTGCTATTTATAGGGCTAAACGTTCTAAAAATTCAACATATGAGGCCTTTCTGACATCCACCTTGCTTTACATTATTGGTCTTTCGGTGTATGCCATCGTGCCTATAAGAGCCTCTGCGAATGTTCCCTTAAATACGGGTAATCCAAACAATATTATTGCACTTTGGAACTATGTTGATAGGGACCAATACGGCGACTCGCCACTTTTTTATGGCACCACCTTCAACGCTCCAGTTGAAAAAGTTGTAATCGGCAGTAAACATTACATCTTTAGCAAGGGTAAGTATAGTGTTGGTTATTCTTCAGGAAGGGTGATTTACAATCCTCACTTCTACACAGTTTTTCCTAGAATGTATAGCACAACGGGAGACCATCAAGCGGCTTACCAAAGTTGGGCATCAATCCCATCTAATGAGTTGGTGGATTCTGCTGGAAAGTCAATACCACCAAGTTTTTTCTACAACTTAAAGTTCTTGGTGAACTACCAACTTGGGTATATGTACGTTCGGTATTTTTTATGGAATTTTGTGGGAAGGCAGAACGATATTCAGGGATATGGAGGTATTTTACAAGGAGGATGGATTACTGGTATTCATGCTATTGATGCTATTAGAGAGGGTGATTCAAAAATGATGCCTTCAAACCTTGTGAACAACAAGGGACGTAATGTCTATTTTATGCTTCCACTTTTACTTGGTGTTTTGGGTCTAGTAGTTCAATCTGTTGCTGGGAGCAGACACTTCTGGCCCATTCTATTGCTGTTTTTACTCACAGGAATCGCCATTGCTTTGTTTTTAAATCAGACTCCCTATCAAGCACGAGAGAGAGATTATGCCTATGTTGGTTCCTTTTATGCATGGGCCATTTGGATTGGTGTGGGAACCGGCTATATTGCTTCAGTAGTTAGTAGACTTTGCAAGTCAAAAGGCATGGCAATTGCTGTTTTGGCTATAATTCTTATGGCGGTTCCAGGATGGATGCTGGCTCAGAATTTTAACGACCATAGCAGGGCACATCGTTTTTTTGCAAGGCAGCTTGCACACGACTACCTGTCGGCTTGTGCTCCTAATGCCATTCTTTTTACTTATGGTGACAACGACACCTTTCCGCTCTGGTATCTACAAGAGGCTGAAGGGTACAGAACTGACGTGCGAGTTGTAAACTTAAACTACTTAAGGACAGGGTGGGAGCTGGGTCAACTCCAGCTCGCTGTAAATTCATCCGCCAGCATTCAGCTTAATGGTAGTAACGATTTTTACCAGCACAGCCTGTCTCAACTTTTCCCCATAGTTTCTGGATTTTCAACTCCTATACCGCTCGATAGCCTTGTTCGTGATGGATTTGACCTCTCTCGAAATACAGATACTAGTAATAATTCCGTACCACTCGTTCTTAGAGCAAAATCATTTTATCTCCCTCTTTACGATAGTGTGCATGGAACAAGAAATAGCACAAAGGAGGTATCTATTTCCCGCAGCTATCTGCGGAGTTGGGATTTGGCTTTGCTCGACATTATCGCGGCTAACGGACACCGGCGGCCAATTTACTTTGCTGCATCTGTACCTTCCGCTTCCACTCTTAACTTAACTAGCATTGCCGTCAATGAGGGTCTCGTTTTGCGATTGAATCCTACAGATGAAAACCTCTTTGGGAAAACAGATATAGAAAAGTCTTACCATAACTTAATTGTGAATAGTAGCTTTAGAGGTGGTGCAACAGGGTATATGGACGAAACATGTCGACACTTTATCCATTACTACTTTGACGTGTACGGCCAATTGGCCGATACGCTGATTGCCAAAAGAAAGTTTGATACGGCCAATACTGTGCTCGACAGTTGCCGCAGCTACTTTGGCGATAGGTGTCTTGAGTGGAACGATGTAGCCCTATCGTTTGCTTCGAGCTACCATAATGCTGGCAATTTGGTTTGTGGAAACCAAATTATTGATAGTTTAATTGCAAGAAAAAAGCATGAAATTGAATATTACCACACCATTATTCCAGCCATGCAGCCGTACGTGAAGTTTGATTTGCAGGATGCTTCCATGGTTTTAAAAAAAGCAGTTTCTTTGCAGAGGAATACCAAAGAGAAGATTGCAGACAAATAA
- a CDS encoding DNA-3-methyladenine glycosylase has protein sequence MTRLNSDFFRRDVLAVGPDLIGSILVRKWGDGAESRHIVTELELYRGVEDLACHASKGKTPRTSVMFEEGGLVYVYLVYGMHWLLNIVTGEKDNPQAVLIRGLHDCSGPGRLTKMLNIKGDFYGEDITASSRLWFEKGEKVTFEVGPRIGVDYAGEYWRSVPWRYLVTNSEALTLPRKNS, from the coding sequence ATGACAAGATTAAACAGTGATTTTTTCAGACGGGATGTTCTGGCTGTTGGCCCCGACTTAATTGGCTCTATTCTTGTTCGCAAATGGGGTGATGGAGCGGAGAGCCGTCACATCGTTACGGAACTTGAACTCTATAGGGGCGTTGAGGATCTGGCTTGCCATGCCAGCAAGGGCAAAACACCAAGAACCTCTGTTATGTTTGAGGAGGGCGGTTTAGTTTATGTTTACTTGGTTTATGGAATGCATTGGCTTTTAAATATTGTTACTGGTGAAAAGGATAATCCGCAAGCCGTCCTTATTCGTGGATTGCACGACTGCAGTGGTCCAGGTCGGCTCACAAAAATGCTAAACATAAAGGGTGATTTTTATGGTGAGGATATAACCGCCTCCTCACGACTTTGGTTTGAAAAAGGCGAAAAGGTAACCTTTGAGGTTGGGCCAAGAATTGGGGTCGATTACGCAGGAGAATACTGGAGATCTGTTCCTTGGCGCTATTTAGTAACCAACTCAGAGGCTCTCACTCTTCCCAGAAAAAACTCCTGA